The following coding sequences lie in one Paracidovorax avenae genomic window:
- a CDS encoding PepSY domain-containing protein, with protein MNKKTLVTIALSAAAATALPSMAWALSAAEAVDVMARNQYVAPHDLQKQYGYWTASAVSSDGARATVLVKDADGSFTAVRKSDIGGALPGVEQVTQRLRAAGYAVVYDVELDDGFWEAKARQLPQQGEKVEFVLHPATLEVLSQVGRNGGTLNGQPVLSADQVRQALQVAGYTRIRDIDYDDGFWEAEATNAANQPVELRIEPTTGKVLREKLDD; from the coding sequence GTGAACAAGAAAACCCTCGTGACGATCGCCCTCTCCGCCGCAGCCGCCACCGCCCTGCCCTCCATGGCCTGGGCCCTGAGCGCTGCCGAGGCCGTCGATGTGATGGCCCGCAACCAGTACGTCGCGCCGCACGACCTGCAGAAGCAATACGGCTACTGGACGGCCAGCGCCGTCTCCAGCGACGGCGCCCGCGCCACCGTGCTGGTGAAGGATGCCGACGGCAGCTTCACCGCCGTGCGCAAGAGCGACATCGGCGGTGCCCTGCCCGGGGTGGAGCAAGTGACGCAGCGGCTGCGCGCCGCCGGCTACGCCGTCGTCTATGACGTGGAGCTGGACGACGGCTTCTGGGAAGCGAAGGCGCGCCAGCTCCCCCAGCAGGGAGAGAAGGTGGAATTCGTGCTGCACCCCGCTACGCTGGAAGTGCTGAGCCAGGTGGGCCGCAATGGCGGCACGCTCAACGGCCAGCCGGTGCTGAGCGCGGACCAGGTCCGCCAGGCCCTGCAGGTGGCGGGATACACCCGCATCCGCGACATCGACTACGACGACGGCTTCTGGGAGGCCGAGGCCACCAACGCCGCCAACCAGCCGGTGGAACTGCGCATCGAGCCCACCACCGGCAAGGTGCTGCGCGAGAAGCTGGACGACTGA